In Streptomyces sp. TS71-3, the following proteins share a genomic window:
- a CDS encoding serine protease, translated as MRSIRPFFAVPEGRAARRRAPVAAVAALGAVLALTATACGPGDDNAGGAPSPSASATAGDGGVRLPDGLADRLRKHGIDPDKWKNGGWRNWEKDEWLREAQDFVNPIIAGLWNPDRMRDANPPDKGVDGDGVSGDQGVTDPTPAPVRAQEVRAPYHEDAAQSGKLFFDGPKGSMVCSATVVEDPAHPGKSDLVWTAGHCVHAGKDGGWYRNIAFVPSYNDGGRTAKELQTAPKSEVAPYGIWWGTWAQTSQQWIEHGGPTGGQGAPYDFAVIHVTPEKGGSGKSLEETVGSALPVDFDAPPAPTIASLTARGYPAAAPYDGQKLYQCADKPGRLSLTASDPTMYRIGCTMTGGSSGGGWVSTGADGRPALVSNTSIGPITSGWLAGPRLGKEAEGVYDAVSRKYAAQ; from the coding sequence ATGCGATCCATACGCCCGTTCTTCGCCGTGCCCGAGGGGAGGGCGGCGCGCCGCAGGGCCCCGGTGGCGGCGGTGGCCGCACTGGGCGCGGTTCTCGCCCTCACCGCCACGGCCTGCGGGCCCGGTGACGACAACGCGGGGGGCGCACCGAGCCCGAGCGCCTCCGCGACGGCCGGCGACGGCGGGGTGCGGTTGCCCGACGGCCTCGCGGACCGGCTCAGGAAGCACGGCATCGACCCGGACAAGTGGAAGAACGGCGGCTGGCGGAACTGGGAGAAGGACGAGTGGCTGCGTGAGGCGCAGGACTTCGTCAACCCGATCATCGCCGGCCTCTGGAACCCGGACCGCATGCGGGACGCCAACCCCCCTGACAAGGGAGTGGACGGCGACGGCGTCTCGGGCGACCAGGGCGTGACGGACCCGACCCCGGCGCCGGTGCGGGCGCAGGAGGTGCGGGCGCCCTACCACGAGGACGCGGCACAGTCGGGCAAGCTCTTCTTCGACGGCCCCAAGGGGTCGATGGTCTGCTCGGCGACGGTGGTCGAGGACCCGGCGCACCCCGGCAAGTCCGATCTGGTGTGGACCGCGGGGCACTGCGTGCACGCCGGCAAGGACGGCGGCTGGTACCGCAACATCGCCTTCGTGCCCTCGTACAACGACGGCGGCAGGACGGCGAAGGAGCTCCAGACCGCGCCGAAGAGCGAGGTCGCCCCGTACGGCATCTGGTGGGGCACCTGGGCGCAGACGTCTCAGCAGTGGATCGAGCACGGCGGTCCGACGGGCGGCCAGGGAGCGCCGTACGACTTCGCGGTGATCCATGTGACGCCGGAGAAGGGCGGCTCGGGCAAGTCGCTTGAGGAGACGGTCGGTTCGGCTCTTCCGGTGGACTTCGACGCTCCGCCGGCGCCGACGATCGCCTCGCTGACGGCCAGGGGCTATCCCGCCGCGGCGCCGTACGACGGCCAGAAGCTGTACCAGTGCGCCGACAAGCCGGGGCGGCTCTCGCTCACCGCCTCCGACCCGACGATGTACCGCATCGGCTGCACGATGACCGGCGGTTCCTCCGGCGGCGGTTGGGTGAGCACCGGGGCGGACGGCAGGCCGGCGCTCGTCTCGAACACCTCCATCGGCCCGATCACCAGCGGCTGGCTCGCGGGGCCGCGGCTGGGCAAGGAGGCCGAGGGCGTCTACGACGCGGTGAGCAGGAAGTACGCCGCCCAGTAG